Proteins from a single region of Mucilaginibacter daejeonensis:
- a CDS encoding LacI family DNA-binding transcriptional regulator has protein sequence MDEPEKEITIYDIAKKLNISAATVSRALMDHTSVNVNTKQRVVEAAKEMGYRSNQMASNLRKRKSNIIGIIVGNLNSSFMSNVIAGVEKVLSDAGYNLIISQSLDSIQKEVNIAQAMYNNRVDGLLVSLAYDTENADHFETFVKRNIPLVYFDRVWPHPKCPGVEIDNVQAAYNVTQHLIEQGCKRIAHITAYKISSVAADRFKGYKEALEDNNMSLDDSLVLKTQLTIEAGRKAAHDILAMEPRPDGVFAINDACAVSCMQELKQHGIRIPQDIAFAGFNNDTEASIIEPNLTTVDYKGYEMGQTAAKLLIDRLNNPGEATVADNKLIQPSELVIRDSSIKKK, from the coding sequence ATGGACGAACCGGAAAAAGAGATCACCATATACGACATTGCCAAAAAGCTCAACATCTCGGCTGCTACCGTAAGCCGGGCCTTGATGGACCATACCTCTGTCAACGTGAATACCAAGCAGCGGGTGGTAGAGGCGGCAAAGGAAATGGGCTACCGGTCTAACCAAATGGCCAGCAACCTGCGCAAGCGCAAAAGCAACATTATTGGGATCATTGTAGGCAACCTTAATAGTAGCTTTATGTCTAATGTGATCGCCGGTGTGGAGAAGGTGTTGAGCGATGCCGGGTATAACCTCATCATTAGCCAGTCATTGGACAGTATTCAGAAAGAGGTCAATATCGCTCAGGCTATGTACAATAACCGGGTAGATGGTTTGCTGGTCTCCCTAGCCTATGATACCGAGAACGCCGACCACTTTGAGACCTTTGTAAAGCGCAACATCCCACTGGTATACTTCGACCGCGTTTGGCCGCACCCCAAATGCCCGGGTGTGGAAATAGATAATGTACAGGCCGCTTATAACGTGACCCAGCACCTGATCGAGCAGGGTTGTAAGCGCATAGCACATATCACCGCCTATAAGATCAGCAGTGTGGCCGCCGATCGCTTTAAGGGCTACAAAGAAGCGTTGGAGGATAACAACATGAGCCTGGATGACAGCCTTGTGCTGAAGACCCAGCTCACCATCGAGGCCGGCCGTAAAGCCGCTCATGACATACTGGCAATGGAACCACGTCCGGATGGCGTGTTCGCGATCAATGATGCATGTGCAGTGAGTTGTATGCAGGAACTCAAACAACACGGCATCCGCATACCGCAGGATATCGCTTTTGCCGGGTTCAATAACGATACGGAGGCCAGTATCATCGAGCCTAACCTCACCACGGTAGATTACAAAGGCTACGAGATGGGCCAAACAGCCGCCAAGCTCCTGATCGATAGGTTGAACAATCCGGGAGAAGCTACTGTTGCAGACAACAAGCTTATACAACCTTCAGAGCTGGTGATCCGAGACTCCTCTATCAAGAAAAAATAG
- a CDS encoding transketolase family protein → MTKYTYTEKKDTRSGFGAGLLEAGKRNPKVVALCADLVGSLKMQDFINAFPERFVQVGIAEANMMGIAAGLTIGGHVPFTGTFANFSTGRVYDQIRQSIAYSDKNVKICASHAGLTLGEDGATHQILEDLGMMKMLPGMIVINPCDYNQTKAATIAIAEHHGPVYLRFGRPVVPIFTPADQVFEIGKAWMVSEGTDVTIVATGHLVWEAIQAGEQLEAMGISAEIINIHTIKPLDEEAILKSVSKTRCVVTAEEHNRLGGLGDSVAQVLVKNMPVPQEYVAVNDSFGESGTPEQLMEKYKLNAPAIVEAAQKAIQRKG, encoded by the coding sequence ATGACCAAGTATACATATACAGAGAAAAAAGACACCCGTTCGGGTTTTGGCGCAGGCCTGCTCGAGGCCGGCAAACGCAACCCTAAAGTGGTAGCCCTTTGCGCCGACCTGGTGGGTTCGTTAAAGATGCAGGACTTCATCAATGCCTTTCCTGAGCGTTTTGTACAGGTAGGTATAGCTGAAGCCAACATGATGGGTATAGCTGCAGGTTTGACCATTGGTGGCCACGTGCCTTTCACCGGCACCTTCGCTAACTTTTCTACCGGCCGTGTTTATGATCAGATCCGTCAATCTATCGCTTATTCTGACAAGAACGTTAAGATCTGCGCCTCACATGCTGGCCTGACCTTAGGTGAGGACGGTGCTACCCACCAGATCCTGGAAGACCTGGGCATGATGAAAATGCTGCCGGGCATGATCGTGATCAATCCTTGCGATTATAACCAGACCAAGGCTGCTACCATCGCTATCGCCGAGCATCATGGCCCGGTTTACCTGCGCTTTGGCCGCCCGGTAGTGCCTATCTTCACCCCTGCTGACCAGGTCTTCGAGATCGGTAAGGCATGGATGGTAAGCGAAGGTACCGACGTGACCATCGTGGCTACCGGTCACCTGGTATGGGAAGCCATACAAGCCGGTGAGCAACTGGAAGCGATGGGTATCTCGGCCGAGATCATCAACATACACACCATCAAACCTTTGGACGAGGAAGCTATCCTTAAGTCGGTAAGCAAGACCCGCTGTGTGGTAACTGCCGAAGAGCACAACCGTTTAGGCGGCCTGGGCGATTCAGTAGCTCAGGTTTTAGTGAAGAACATGCCTGTACCGCAAGAGTATGTGGCCGTGAATGATTCCTTCGGTGAGTCGGGTACTCCTGAGCAACTGATGGAAAAATATAAGCTTAACGCACCTGCCATTGTTGAAGCGGCTCAAAAAGCTATTCAACGCAAAGGCTAA
- a CDS encoding glutamate synthase subunit beta translates to MGKPTGFQEYNRELPSKIKPEERVKNYNEFVGRFSDEKLNQQSARCMNCGIPFCHSGCPLGNVIPEFNDAVYRKSWEEAYEILSTTNNFPEFTGRICPAPCESACVLGINKPPVAIEEIEKHIIEIAYERNLVKPGAPFLKTGKKVAVVGSGPAGLAAAAQLSKAGHNVTVYERDDKPGGLLRYGIPDFKLEKWVIDRRVDVMKQEGIEFVCNTEVGKDLSMDELTRNNDAVVLAGGSTIPRNLPIPGRESKGVYYAMEFLKQQNKRVGNSPISDEDILATGKDVVVIGGGDTGSDCVGTSNRHGARSVRQFEVMMQPPQARTASMPWPSYPMVLKTTSSHEEGVERHWGVNTKEFLGDENGNLRALRVTDVTWETDFLGRPVKFTEVEGSEREIPCQMVFLAMGFVHPQHAGMIEQAGVELDERKNVKAQEGVYRTNVSKVFACGDMRRGQSLVVWAISEGREAARKVDQFLMGHSLLESKDAVNAYEY, encoded by the coding sequence ATGGGAAAACCTACAGGATTTCAGGAGTATAACAGAGAGCTCCCATCAAAGATAAAGCCCGAAGAAAGGGTAAAGAATTATAATGAGTTCGTTGGCCGTTTCAGTGACGAGAAACTGAACCAGCAATCGGCCCGCTGCATGAATTGCGGCATCCCGTTCTGCCATTCAGGTTGTCCGCTGGGCAATGTGATCCCCGAGTTCAATGATGCGGTGTACCGCAAGAGCTGGGAAGAGGCATATGAGATATTATCGACCACCAACAACTTCCCGGAGTTTACAGGACGCATTTGCCCGGCACCTTGCGAGTCGGCCTGTGTGTTAGGCATCAACAAGCCACCGGTGGCTATCGAGGAGATCGAGAAGCACATCATCGAGATCGCTTACGAGCGCAACCTGGTAAAACCGGGCGCACCTTTCCTGAAAACAGGAAAAAAGGTAGCCGTAGTGGGCTCAGGCCCAGCCGGCTTGGCCGCCGCAGCTCAACTGAGCAAAGCAGGCCACAACGTGACCGTTTACGAGCGCGACGATAAACCCGGAGGTTTGCTGCGTTATGGCATCCCTGACTTTAAATTAGAGAAATGGGTGATCGATCGTCGTGTTGACGTGATGAAGCAGGAAGGTATCGAGTTCGTTTGCAACACCGAGGTGGGCAAAGATCTGAGTATGGACGAGCTTACCCGCAATAACGATGCGGTAGTGCTGGCCGGCGGATCTACCATTCCGCGTAACCTGCCGATACCTGGCCGCGAGTCCAAGGGCGTATACTACGCCATGGAGTTCTTGAAACAACAGAACAAACGCGTGGGCAACAGTCCGATCAGCGATGAGGATATACTGGCCACCGGTAAAGATGTGGTGGTGATCGGCGGTGGAGACACCGGATCTGACTGTGTGGGTACCTCTAACCGTCATGGTGCACGTTCGGTACGCCAATTTGAGGTGATGATGCAGCCGCCGCAAGCGCGCACGGCCAGCATGCCTTGGCCAAGCTACCCAATGGTGCTTAAGACCACCAGCTCGCATGAGGAAGGGGTAGAGCGCCACTGGGGTGTGAACACCAAAGAATTTTTAGGCGACGAGAACGGCAACCTGCGTGCCCTGCGCGTGACCGACGTGACCTGGGAGACCGACTTTTTAGGTCGGCCGGTGAAATTCACAGAGGTAGAAGGTTCGGAAAGGGAGATACCTTGTCAAATGGTTTTCCTGGCCATGGGCTTTGTGCATCCGCAACATGCAGGCATGATCGAACAAGCCGGTGTAGAGCTGGACGAACGCAAGAACGTAAAAGCTCAGGAAGGCGTTTACCGTACTAATGTAAGCAAGGTATTTGCCTGTGGCGATATGCGTCGCGGACAATCACTGGTGGTATGGGCCATTAGCGAAGGCCGTGAGGCCGCCCGCAAGGTAGACCAGTTCCTGATGGGGCACTCCCTGTTAGAGAGCAAGGATGCCGTGAACGCCTACGAATACTAA
- a CDS encoding transketolase: protein MTTDIQELQGIASQVRRDVVRMVHGCQSGHPGGSLGCTDYLVALYFSIMKHDPSFNMDGEGEDLFFLSNGHISPVFYSVLSRSGYFDKAELGEFRKINSRVQGHPTTHEGLPGVRIASGSLGQGLSVGIGAALSKKLNGDDRLVFTLHGDGELQEGQIWEAAMFAPHNRVDNLIATVDVNGQQIDGPTKVVLSLGDLRAKFEAFGWEVTEMRGNDMAQVIDGLKKAIELSGKGKPVMILMQTEMGAGVDFMMGSHKWHGVAPNDAQLEQALAQLPETLGDY, encoded by the coding sequence ATGACGACCGACATACAAGAATTACAAGGTATTGCCTCACAAGTGCGCCGCGATGTGGTGCGCATGGTGCATGGCTGCCAAAGCGGCCACCCGGGTGGTTCGCTGGGCTGTACCGATTATTTGGTAGCCCTTTATTTTTCGATCATGAAGCACGACCCATCTTTTAATATGGATGGCGAAGGCGAAGATCTTTTCTTTTTATCTAACGGACACATCTCACCGGTGTTCTACTCGGTGCTATCACGCTCTGGATATTTTGACAAAGCCGAGTTAGGCGAGTTCCGTAAGATCAACTCACGCGTACAAGGCCACCCTACCACTCACGAAGGTTTACCGGGCGTACGCATCGCCTCTGGTTCATTAGGTCAGGGTCTTTCGGTAGGTATTGGTGCTGCTTTGAGCAAAAAGTTAAATGGAGACGACCGTTTGGTGTTCACCCTGCATGGCGATGGCGAGTTGCAGGAAGGCCAGATCTGGGAAGCGGCCATGTTCGCGCCGCATAACCGTGTTGATAACCTGATCGCTACTGTGGACGTAAATGGTCAGCAGATCGATGGCCCTACCAAGGTGGTTTTATCCTTAGGCGACCTTCGCGCTAAATTCGAAGCCTTTGGCTGGGAAGTGACCGAGATGCGTGGTAACGATATGGCGCAAGTGATCGACGGCTTGAAAAAAGCGATCGAGCTGAGCGGTAAAGGCAAACCAGTGATGATCCTGATGCAGACCGAAATGGGTGCCGGCGTGGATTTCATGATGGGTAGCCACAAATGGCATGGTGTTGCACCTAACGATGCTCAACTGGAGCAGGCTTTAGCTCAACTACCTGAGACCTTAGGCGATTATTAA